One stretch of Anas acuta chromosome W, bAnaAcu1.1, whole genome shotgun sequence DNA includes these proteins:
- the LOC137847449 gene encoding collagen alpha-1(I) chain-like, whose amino-acid sequence MIGRADIEGSKSDVAMNAWPPQASYPCGNFSDTSCLKPKKPEGSRGPAFTVYRPSQTPHLTLSPERVAPGARRALGARSESPSGLAPPPHRRLFTLETCCGYGYGPARDLHLLPRIFTGRRELTGRRRNRDAFQGAGPSLGANPFQGARPFTKKRELSPGLPPASPGSLALPHWAPRGARLRRSGFGDLNPTPFRSARGNGGHLATTTKICTCGGSTRARAPGFQAHRSGPPTRRGVAPEAPHRRRRPGMGPTLQRHPFSGLVDSAELSAFSAPPRARGGAGAAPRDPLTRTLPDRTTDRPTGGRGRASVASTDRTSTSAKKKKARETPSLPSDGSPRSRPPPRARRDPGSRFEAGPGARLGPATARHGGATAAPPPSPDASPRRRRPPRRRRRRRARRGHPSPRRQSDGTGAEERRTNGRTARPPDGCPRALASPTSRTRRTPFHSGHWRLQTNAPAFALAQAVPRADARPGGRRDGTGTRSGARSPRLRAETGCGTPLHRPARLLARRGRRGRGPSRAGSADRGREREATGDAAAPGDGEAVGARRHGTSGTAAAAAATAAAAAARAGPRWPPPDTARHATPPSARRGRGAETRVSAPCWRGRGRRRTTARARGVSAETGPRREERAPTPLRPCRPRGASAGTAGGERARERGGAARPRAPTPKRRAPPAADGEPGRPRGPPRAARVFKPPPGSAAENPRGPEPGARGHPLTGPALGAAAGGSALAHGTTRVARRGEAAEARTLGTWPWDEGNDPKAPRGCLPRRRRRRRRRPGRAGPGGDTRAERRGAEGEPGTRQPAPAPLGGASARGGAPAIRRHHLALLPGPGVSLRSPAPGGSCAREETRGSGRPRGADPTPAPRRRAPGRDAAAPRSHARPPRPPSLGRLPRRRRAPPPAPGTDGGAQGRTTERPRSPLPARARADGQRAGGGTADPRPAATPRPEGGSGTRAPPQTAATRKASERGGRAEARGARHGAAGGQRRGDGRTGPGRSGGGPAPGRGRAARRRPRPPPRRPPRRPLRALPSR is encoded by the exons ATGATAGGAAGAGCCGACATCGAAGGATCAAAAAGCGACGTCGCTATGAACGCTTGGCCGCCACAAGCCAGTTATCCCTGTGGTAACTTTTCTGACACCTCCTGCTTAAAACCCAAAAAGCCAGAAGGATCGCGAGGCCCCGCTTTCACG GTGTACCGCCCCAGTCAAACTCCCCACCTGACGCTGTCCCCGGAGCGGGTCGCGCCCGGCGCGCGCCGGGCGCTTGGCGCCAGAAGCGAGAGCCCCTCGGGGCTCGCCCCCCCGCCTCACCGG AGGCTGTTCACCTTGGAGACCTGCTGCGGATATGGGTACGGCCCGGCGCGAGATTTACACCTTCTCCCCCGGATTTTCACGGGCCGCCGAGAGCTCACCGGACGCCGCCGGAACCGCGACGCTTTCCAAGGCGCGGGCCCCTCTCTCGGGGCGAACCCGTTCCAGGGCGCCCGGCccttcacaaagaaaagagaactctCCCCGGGGCTCCCGCCGGCTTCTCCGGGATCGCTTGCGTTACCGCACTGGGCGCCTCGCGGCGCCCGTCTCCGCCGCTCCGGATTCGGGGATCTGAACCCGACTCCCTTTCGATCGGCCCGGGGCAACGGAGGCCATC TTGCTACTACCACCAAGATCTGCACCTGCGGCGGCTCCACCCGGGCCCGCGCCCCAGGCTTCCAGGCGCACCGCAGCGGCCCTCCTACTCGTCGCGGCGTAGCCCCCGAGGCTCCGCACCGCCGGCGACGGCCGGGTATGGGCCCGACGCTCCAGCGCCATCCATTTTCAGGGCTAGTTGATTCGGCAG AGTTGTCTGCCTTTTCGGCGCCGCCCCGCGCgcgcgggggggccggggccgctccgcGCGACCCCCTGACGCGGACGCTCCCCGACCGAAcgaccgaccgaccgaccgGCGGCCGCGGCCGAGCGAGCGTCGCCTCCACTGACCGTACGAGCACAAgtgcgaaaaaaaaaaaggcgaggGAGACGCCGAGTCTCCCGAGCGACGGGAGCCCGCGCTCCCGACCGCCCCCCCGGGCCCGACGAGACCCGGGCTCGCGCTTCGAGGCCGGACCAGgcgcccggctcggcccggccaCGGCGAGACACGGCGGCGCGACCGCCGCGCCGCCTCCCTCGCCCGACGCCTCGCCCCGACGCCGGCGTCCtccgcggcgccgccgccgccgccgggcccgaCGCGGCCACCCGAGCCCGCGCCGCCAGAGCGACGGGACGGGGGCGGAGGAGCGACGGACGAACGGACGGACCGCCCGACCGCCCGACGGCTGCCCGCGCGCTCTCGCCTCGCCCACAAGCCGCACGCGACGAACACCCTTTCACTCCGGCCACTGGCGCCTGCAGACAAACGCTCCTGCTTTCGCACTCGCCCAGGCGGTACCTCGCGCGGACGCGCGGCCGGGCGGCCGACGGGACGGCACCGGAACGAGGAGCGGCGCCCGCTCTCCGCGCCTCCGCGCGGAGACCGGCTGCGGGACGCCCCTACACCGGCCCGCCCGCCTGCTCGCTCGGCGCGGCCGGCGAGGCCGAGGGCCGAGCCGGGCGGGGAGCGCCGACAGAGGTCGCGAGCGGGAAGCGACGGGAGACGCCGCTGCGCCGGGGGACGGCGAGGCCGTGGGCGCGCGCCGGCACGGAACGAGcggcaccgccgccgccgccgccgccaccgccgccgccgccgccgctcgcgcGGGGCCCCGCTGGCCGCCGCCGGACACGGCGCGGCACGCCACGCCGCCGAGCGCTCGACGGGGGCGGGGAGCCGAGACCCGCGTCTCGGCCCCTTGCTGGCGCGGGCGAGGTCGACGACGGACGaccgcgcgcgcgcgcggcgTCTCCGCCGAGACCGGACCGCGGAGAGAGGAGCGGGCTCCAACCCCTCTCCGGCCCTGCCGCCCGCGGGGGGCGAGCGCGGGGACCGCCGGCGGCGAGCGAGCGCGCGAGCGCGGGGGAGCGGCGCGCCCGCGAGCGCCGACCCCCAAACGAcgcgccccgcccgccgccgacGGCGAGCCCGGCCGCCCTCGCGGGCCGCCGCGGGCCGCACGAGTCTTTAAACCTCCGCCCGGCTCGGCGGCCGAGAACCCTCGGGGCCCGGAGCCCGGGGCCCGTGGCCATCCCCTAACCGGGCCGGCGCTCGGCGCCGCAGCCGGCGGGAGCGCGCTGGCACACGGGACCACACGGGTGGCTCGCCGAGGGGAGGCCGCCGAGGCGCGGACGCTAGGTACCTGGCCCTGGGATGAGGGAAACGACCCGAAGGCCCCGCGGGGGTgcctcccccgccgccgccgccgccgccgccgccgccccggccgggccgggccgggcggcgaCACGCGCGCGGAAAGACGGGGCGCCGAGGGGGAACCCGGCACCCGCCAGCCGGCCCCGGCGCCCCTCGGGGGAGCGTCCGCCCGCGGGGGCGCGCCCGCCATCCGCCGCCACCACCTCGCCCTCCTCCCGGGGCCCGGGGTTTCCCTCCGTAGCCCGGCGCCGGGCGGCAGCTGCGCCCGGGAGGAGACGCGCGGCTCGGGCCGCCCGCGCGGCGCCGACCCCACACCGGCGCCTCGCCGCCGCGCGCCCGGCCGCGACGCCGCGGCGCCGCGCAGCCACGCGCGCCCGCCGCGCCCGCCGAGCCTCGGCCGGCTCCCGCGGCGACGCCGAGCCCCGCCACCCGCGCCGGGGACGGACGGAGGCGCGCAGGGACGGACGACCGAGCGCCCGCGCTCACCCCTGCCCGCCCGCGCTCGGGCGGACGGCCAGAGAGCGGGCGGCGGGACGGCCGATCCCCGCCCTGCCGCCACCCCCCGCCCGGAGGGGGGGAGCGGGACTCGCGCGCCGCCGCAGACGGCCGCCACGAGGAAGGCGAGCGAGCGCGGAGGACGCGCGGAGGCGCGCGGCGCCCGCCACGGCGCGGCCGGCGGCCAGCGGCGGGGCGACGGCCGGACCGGCCCCGGGCGGTCCGGCGGCGGACCGGCGCCTGGCCGGGGgcgcgcggcgcggcggcggccgcggccgccgccccgccggccACCCCGGCGGCCGCTCCGCGCCCTCCCCTCTCGCTAG